A genome region from Acidobacteriota bacterium includes the following:
- a CDS encoding polysaccharide biosynthesis tyrosine autokinase has translation MTEVTSSSRPGGQLFDYWRVLVQRRGVIATCAAVALVATGILSFLATPSYTATTTIEIERQSPEILEFTDVLGVDPAGYKDFYQTQHRILQSHTVLRLAAEETDLIHHPSFVERKGSPLSRGIGVVRSWLGSTPENRNPQDPAIDFIRDGLRVSPIRSSHLVRIAMVDRDPSLAAELSNAVASAYQRFQMDARYDTTGKAKEFLTKDVARVQGEVLALERQLQAYGADKRIFGLGENSDNISEQALADLNVRVTEARGRLAGASARDDAVREADPEALPEVLNSPVISHLSQQNAGLERRYAQMAERFGPSWPTLVELREELSQSRTQLSRQSADIASQVRAAAGSELGRAATELENLERERTRQENEVQRIRGVTIEYAGLQRQIETKRKVLASLVERQSETETSYRLKDTSTSNIRVVDLAEPPRSPTSPRKAMNMLIALFLGAAIGCGMAFLIDHIDNSVKDENELARVSGFTVYGHVPVAQPLRLVDNAGTGSGAMPTTSLDMASHLDPRSGFAEAFRNLRTALLLAAPDHPPRHVVVTSSEPMDGKSTVAQNLAIVLTQLGRDVLLVDADMRRPRLHKTLETPNDVGLSSLLSGNAPLDGLIQNTAIPRLSALPSGPIPPNPSELLGSPGLQAMLVELGDRFDHVIFDAPPVLSVTDSVILSTRMDSTLVVVRSGVTSRDALAQSAARLSQSRSNTIGAVLNAVSHESNYYYGRYGRSGGDGRYEEDPQETGPTDGSRAAG, from the coding sequence ATGACCGAGGTCACATCGTCGTCTCGCCCGGGCGGTCAACTCTTCGACTACTGGCGGGTTCTCGTCCAGCGTCGTGGGGTCATCGCCACCTGTGCGGCCGTCGCACTGGTCGCAACCGGGATTCTCAGTTTCCTGGCCACACCGAGCTATACGGCGACGACCACCATCGAGATCGAACGACAGTCCCCGGAGATTCTTGAGTTCACCGATGTCCTCGGGGTCGACCCGGCGGGCTACAAGGACTTCTACCAGACCCAACATCGGATCCTCCAGAGCCACACGGTGTTGCGGTTGGCTGCGGAAGAGACCGACCTGATCCATCACCCCTCCTTCGTCGAACGGAAGGGGTCGCCGCTGAGTCGCGGGATCGGAGTCGTTCGATCCTGGCTGGGGTCCACCCCAGAGAATCGAAATCCCCAGGATCCAGCCATCGACTTCATTCGGGACGGCCTGCGGGTCTCCCCCATTCGCAGCAGCCATCTGGTGCGCATCGCGATGGTCGATCGCGATCCGTCGCTGGCCGCCGAGCTCTCCAATGCCGTCGCCAGCGCCTACCAGCGGTTTCAGATGGATGCCCGCTACGACACCACCGGCAAGGCCAAGGAGTTCCTGACCAAGGATGTCGCTCGGGTCCAGGGCGAGGTCCTCGCGCTGGAACGGCAACTCCAGGCCTACGGCGCGGACAAGCGAATCTTCGGTCTCGGTGAGAACAGCGACAACATCTCGGAGCAGGCGCTTGCCGATCTGAACGTCCGAGTCACCGAGGCTCGCGGGCGTCTGGCCGGCGCATCCGCTCGCGACGATGCGGTTCGCGAGGCCGACCCCGAGGCGTTGCCCGAGGTCCTCAATAGCCCGGTGATCAGCCACCTATCCCAACAGAACGCAGGGCTTGAGCGTCGCTACGCCCAGATGGCCGAACGCTTCGGCCCGTCCTGGCCGACGTTGGTCGAGTTGCGTGAAGAGTTGAGCCAGTCTCGCACCCAGCTGTCCCGGCAGTCGGCGGACATCGCCAGCCAGGTCCGGGCGGCGGCAGGGTCGGAACTGGGACGCGCCGCCACGGAGCTCGAGAATCTGGAGCGCGAGCGGACCCGGCAGGAGAACGAGGTCCAACGGATTCGTGGCGTGACGATCGAGTACGCGGGCCTGCAGCGTCAGATCGAGACCAAGCGCAAGGTGCTGGCCAGCCTGGTTGAAAGGCAGAGCGAGACGGAGACGTCCTACCGACTCAAGGACACCAGCACCAGCAATATCCGTGTGGTCGACCTGGCGGAACCGCCACGGAGCCCAACGAGCCCGCGCAAGGCAATGAACATGTTGATCGCGTTGTTTCTCGGCGCGGCCATCGGCTGCGGGATGGCGTTTCTGATCGATCACATCGACAACAGCGTCAAGGACGAGAACGAGTTGGCCCGCGTGTCCGGCTTCACGGTCTACGGCCACGTCCCCGTGGCGCAGCCACTCCGATTGGTCGACAATGCGGGCACGGGTTCGGGCGCGATGCCGACCACCAGCCTGGACATGGCCAGCCATCTGGATCCGCGTTCGGGGTTCGCCGAGGCGTTCCGCAACCTGCGGACCGCACTGTTGCTCGCGGCACCGGATCATCCGCCGCGTCACGTGGTCGTCACCTCCAGCGAGCCGATGGACGGCAAGTCCACCGTCGCCCAGAACCTGGCCATCGTGCTGACTCAGCTGGGTCGCGACGTCCTGCTGGTCGATGCGGACATGCGTCGGCCACGACTTCACAAGACACTCGAGACACCCAACGATGTCGGACTCTCGAGTCTTCTCAGCGGAAACGCCCCGCTCGACGGCCTGATCCAGAACACCGCCATCCCGCGGCTGAGTGCGCTCCCCAGTGGACCCATTCCGCCGAACCCATCGGAGCTGCTCGGTTCGCCGGGGCTCCAGGCGATGCTGGTGGAGCTGGGAGACCGCTTCGATCACGTGATCTTCGATGCGCCCCCCGTTCTCTCGGTCACGGATTCGGTCATCCTCTCAACCCGCATGGACTCGACCCTGGTGGTCGTACGATCCGGCGTCACCAGTCGTGACGCGCTGGCGCAGAGTGCGGCCCGACTCAGTCAGTCTCGCTCCAACACCATCGGCGCGGTGCTGAACGCGGTCTCCCACGAGAGCAACTACTACTACGGTCGCTACGGTCGGTCCGGTGGCGACGGGCGGTACGAGGAAGACCCGCAGGAAACCGGCCCGACCGACGGTAGTCGCGCCGCCGGCTAG